A single region of the Lotus japonicus ecotype B-129 chromosome 4, LjGifu_v1.2 genome encodes:
- the LOC130713125 gene encoding uncharacterized protein LOC130713125 — translation MAGRGRPANINADLAAALNGLTEVLRAQAQFMQGAHAAPGGEHRGLDKFLKRDPPTFKGEYNPDGAYKWMTQVEKTLNSMNCTDNQKVNYASYLLEGEAETWWTQAKPRMIQANLMTWIEFKRVFMEKYFPEDVKARKEVEFLELKQGNMTIGQYAAKFEELAQFHPSYRDAANENSKCIKFENGLRPDIKAAIGYQQIRNFYTLVDKCCIFENDDKQRKEYLKTLGPQKNFRGGIDKKKPFQKAFRSQSSSSSEKNKILRCYNCGGNHYRYEFPHTQAICYRCKQLGHVSINCPNPKVESSNNERGGAGNRNNNNNNKGKKENNKAPARGRVFTLTGADLEPTEDQIQGTCFMNGIPLVVLYDSGATHSFIVVDLVKRLRLATQSLVRKLIVSTPTGDTVSTTFLCKDCPLVIKFVKVIGKDLEESMRDSGTSCLRKGMAFNDA, via the coding sequence ATGGCTGGTAGAGGTAGACCCGCAAACATTAACGCCGATCTTGCTGCCGCTCTAAATGGTCTAACTGAAGTTTTAAGGGCACAGGCACAGTTCATGCAAGGGGCTCATGCTGCTCCAGGAGGAGAACATCGTGGACTTGATAAATTTTTGAAACGGGACCCTCCAACTTTCAAAGGGGAGTACAATCCTGACGGAGCTTATAAATGGATGACCCAAGTAGAAAAGACTCTCAACTCGATGAACTGCACCGATAATCAGAAGGTGAATTATGCCAGTTATCTGCTAGAGGGAGAAGCTGAAACCTGGTGGACCCAGGCTAAACCAAGGATGATCCAAGCTAACCTGATGACTTGGATAGAGTTTAAAAGAGTATTTATGGAGAAATACTTCCCTGAAGACGTCAAGGCCCGAAAggaagttgaatttttggagcTGAAACAGGGAAATATGACTATTGGGCAATATGCAGCTAAATTTGAGGAACTGGCTCAATTTCATCCCTCGTACCGCGATGCTGCAAATGAAAACTCCAAATGTATTAAGTTTGAAAACGGATTGAGGCCAGACATCAAAGCTGCCATTGGGTACCAGCAGATTCGAAATTTTTATACGTTGGTGGACAAATGCTGCATATTCGAGAATGACGACAAACAGAGAAAGGAGTACCTTAAAACCCTCGGCCCTCAGAAGAACTTTCGAGGAGGAATTGATAAAAAGAAACCATTTCAGAAAGCCTTCCGATCGCAAAGTTCTTCTTCTAGTGAGAAAAACAAAATCCTTCGATGTTATAATTGTGGAGGAAACCATTACCGGTATGAATTTCCTCACACCCAAGCCATATGTTACCGGTGCAAACAGCTAGGGCATGTCAGTATAAATTGCCCAAATCCTAAAGTGGAGTCTTCCAACAATGAACGTGGAGGAGCTGGCAAtcgcaacaacaacaataacaacaaaggGAAGAAGGAGAACAACAAGGCGCCTGCCCGAGGACGCGTCTTCACTCTGACTGGAGCAGACCTAGAACCAACCGAAGATCAGATTCAAGGTACATGTTTTATGAATGGCATTCCTTTAGTTGTTTTGTATGATTCTGGTGCTACCCATTCTTTCATTGTTGTTGATCTCGTGAAACGATTGCGTTTGGCCACGCAATCCTTAGTTCGTAAACTCATAGTATCAACCCCTACTGGAGATACTGTGAGTACTACCTTCCTTTGTAAAGACTGTCCACTTGTAATTAAGTTTGTCAAAGTAATCGGGAAAGATTTAGAGGAGTCCATGCGAGACTCTGGGACGTCTTGTCTAAGGAAAGGAATGGCTTTTAATGACGCTTAG